Proteins encoded by one window of Carettochelys insculpta isolate YL-2023 chromosome 10, ASM3395843v1, whole genome shotgun sequence:
- the LOC142018582 gene encoding glucose-dependent insulinotropic receptor-like — protein MSHILYAVLHSLLGFFIPSANLLVIAVVYKLMKKKEGRSYIFILNLAAADLLVGVMCIAEALDDFLDGDFDKNLTYCLLRICLSITPCIGSILTLLLISLDRYLAVKLPLYYPTLLNKKTTVFSLTLLWAVSIVFGHMPLISPSLQQSNYSGYCGILYAAKSDYLYVTCFGIFIPSLLVMTCLHISMGRIAYLQHKRIWRTCLQTEPLTAHLRHFKALRTVLIMIIGFTICWGPYYLVGFVQATCDSCNLADLMMDALFLLGEINSIFNPLIYSLYNKDIRSQLPKLMTCKKKDQVKPLAVVHFKIQALDVFSNGEAKRPNSSGHQVPDTTLFSSSSQCITVFSVS, from the coding sequence ATGAGCCACATCTTGTATGCAGTGCTACATTCTCTCCTGGGCTTCTTCATCCCCTCAGCCAACCTGCTGGTAATTGCGGTGGTCTACAAACTAATGAAGAAGAAAGAGGGCAGAAGCTACATCTTCATCCTCAACCTGGCTGCTGCAGACCTGCTGGTGGGAGTGATGTGCATTGCAGAGGCACTGGATGATTTCCTGGACGGGGACTTTGACAAGAACTTAACCTATTGTCTCTTGCGGATCTGCTTGAGCATCACACCTTGCATTGGTTCCATCCTCACCTTGCTCTTGATTTCCCTGGATAGGTACTTGGCAGTGAAGCTCCCTCTCTATTATCCTACCCTCTTGAACAAAAAAACCACGGTCTTCTCCCTCACCCTCCTGTGGGCTGTCTCCATCGTGTTTGGGCATATGCCTTTGatttctccctctctgcagcaaaGCAACTACTCGGGCTACTGTGGGATCCTGTATGCAGCCAAGAGTGACTACCTGTATGTGACCTGCTTTGGGATCTTCATTCCTTCCTTGTTGGTCATGACCTGCCTGCACATCTCCATGGGGAGGATTGCCTATTTGCAGCACAAGCGAATCTGGCGCACCTGCCTGCAGACAGAACCCCTCACTGCTCACCTTCGCCACTTCAAGGCACTGCGGACAGTACTTATAATGATCATTGGCTTTACCATCTGCTGGGGACCTTATTACCTGGTAGGCTTCGTGCAAGCTACTTGTGACTCCTGCAACCTGGCTGACCTGATGATGGATGCCTTATTTCTACTGGGAGAAATCAACTCCATCTTCAACCCTCTAATCTATTCTCTGTATAACAAAGATATAAGAAGCCAGCTGCCCAAACTGATGACCTGCAAGAAGAAAGACCAAGTAAAGCCTCTGGCTGTGGTTCACTTTAAAATCCAAGCCCTTGATGTTTTTTCCAATGGAGAGGCTAAGAGACCCAATTCATCTGGGCATCAAGTCCCTGATACTACTCTCTTCAGTAGCTCTAGCCAGTGTATAACAGTCTTCTCAGTGTCATGA